The following are encoded in a window of Paenibacillaceae bacterium GAS479 genomic DNA:
- a CDS encoding carbohydrate ABC transporter membrane protein 2, CUT1 family, with protein sequence MIRETSAASKLFDIMLIIFLVVISLLCILPIWYTLMVSLSQKSAAAAGIVSVWPIGFNFNSYKEIMKDAVFFNSFWVSIQRVVLGAALSFVVTVLMAYPLSKTTRDFRLRNVLMWILVFMMMFSGGLIPLYQTVKAYGLIDSIWVLVLSGGLPMFNVILVINFFRNLPKELEESAFVDGAGPWYTLVKLFVPLSVPVLATITLFSIVGHWNEFFSGLVFMTTPENYPLQTYIQQMVVQMDFTTINTDPEALKRLSELSNQTLNAAKIFIAMIPILMIYPFLQRFFVHGITLGSVKE encoded by the coding sequence ATGATTAGAGAAACGTCAGCTGCCTCCAAGCTATTCGATATAATGCTGATCATCTTTTTGGTTGTCATCTCGCTGCTCTGTATACTGCCTATCTGGTATACGTTGATGGTTTCTCTTAGTCAGAAATCAGCAGCTGCGGCTGGCATCGTCAGTGTGTGGCCCATTGGATTTAACTTTAACTCTTATAAGGAAATCATGAAGGACGCCGTATTTTTCAACTCCTTCTGGGTATCCATTCAACGTGTAGTATTGGGAGCTGCTCTGAGCTTCGTCGTTACGGTGCTTATGGCATATCCGTTATCCAAAACCACGAGAGATTTCCGTTTAAGAAATGTCCTTATGTGGATTCTGGTGTTCATGATGATGTTCAGCGGCGGTCTTATTCCACTCTACCAAACGGTGAAGGCCTACGGGCTGATCGACAGTATTTGGGTGTTGGTGCTGTCTGGCGGACTGCCTATGTTCAATGTCATTCTGGTCATTAACTTCTTCCGCAATCTGCCAAAAGAGTTGGAGGAATCCGCATTTGTGGATGGCGCTGGCCCGTGGTATACGTTAGTAAAACTATTCGTTCCTTTATCCGTACCGGTGTTAGCTACGATCACACTGTTCTCTATCGTCGGTCACTGGAATGAATTTTTCAGCGGTCTAGTATTTATGACGACACCGGAAAATTATCCGCTGCAAACCTATATTCAACAAATGGTCGTGCAAATGGACTTTACGACGATCAATACGGATCCTGAAGCATTGAAACGCTTGAGTGAGCTATCCAATCAGACTTTGAATGCCGCCAAAATCTTTATTGCGATGATTCCAATATTAATGATTTATCCGTTCCTGCAGCGTTTCTTCGTTCATGGCATTACGTTAGGATCGGTTAAGGAGTAG
- a CDS encoding putative aldouronate transport system permease protein encodes MRNKGFSKHYYLMLLPGYIWLIMFSIVPMFGVLIAFQDYQPVRGVFGSEWVGLENFEYMFSLNDSKVIFFNTVFIALLKIVAHLIVPVLFALMLHEVQVAIFKRWVQTLVYLPHFLSWVILSGIIMDVFSFSGPVNNLLSVFGVDPILFMGKPELFPYLIVGSDVWKEFGFNTIIYLAALTGINPSLYEAAALDGANRWHRLRHITLPGIAPTALLLLILSLGNVLNAGFDQIFNLYNPLVYSTGDIIDTWVYREGLLKLQFGLATAVGLLKSVVGFILITLSYYLASRFTNYRIF; translated from the coding sequence GTGAGAAACAAAGGCTTTTCAAAACATTACTACCTCATGCTGTTGCCAGGGTATATATGGCTAATTATGTTCAGTATTGTGCCGATGTTCGGGGTGCTGATTGCATTTCAGGATTATCAGCCTGTACGCGGCGTATTTGGATCGGAATGGGTCGGCCTGGAAAACTTTGAATACATGTTTTCGCTTAATGACAGTAAGGTGATCTTTTTCAACACCGTGTTTATCGCTTTACTGAAAATTGTCGCGCATCTGATCGTACCGGTACTTTTCGCGCTGATGCTTCATGAAGTACAGGTCGCCATCTTCAAAAGATGGGTTCAGACTTTGGTCTACTTGCCTCATTTTCTGTCCTGGGTCATTCTCAGCGGAATTATTATGGACGTCTTCTCGTTCTCAGGTCCAGTTAATAACCTGTTATCCGTATTCGGTGTTGATCCGATTCTATTCATGGGCAAACCGGAGCTGTTCCCGTATCTCATCGTCGGAAGTGATGTGTGGAAAGAATTCGGCTTCAATACGATTATTTATTTGGCGGCATTAACGGGAATCAATCCTTCCCTATACGAGGCTGCGGCTCTGGATGGAGCTAACCGTTGGCATAGACTGCGGCATATCACGCTTCCAGGCATTGCACCAACAGCGTTGCTGTTGCTCATCTTGAGCCTTGGAAATGTCCTGAATGCCGGATTTGATCAGATCTTCAATCTGTACAATCCGCTCGTATATTCAACTGGCGATATTATAGATACTTGGGTCTATCGCGAAGGTCTTTTGAAATTACAATTTGGTCTAGCTACAGCAGTAGGCTTGCTGAAATCCGTAGTTGGCTTCATTTTGATTACGTTATCCTATTACCTTGCCAGCCGGTTTACCAATTACCGGATCTTTTAA
- a CDS encoding putative aldouronate transport system substrate-binding protein yields the protein MYKKLTTVLLVASMAAVAACSNASNEPKNSGTATNTPATGDPAAAADPFGKYRDPVKISIAYSVDPAFKSTKGETLEKNAWKTAIKNDLNIEFDIAWQVSKENFDQKMNLSIASNDLPDVMVVSQVQLNQMVKAGAIEDLTEVYNNYASPAVKKIIDSTKGLAKEQVTFDGKMMAIPNVSAEDFNMLWIRQDWLDKLGLKPPKTVEELQNVAKAFVEQDPDGNKQADTIGIAAGTALYNDFTGGPGSMDLTPIFAAYDSYPGVWVEGADGNPAYGSNTTETKNALAKLREMYAAGLIDKEIGIRKAAEETVISGKAGMFFEGFYGGYWPLPSAWQNDPKANWQAYALPLDAEGKYNVKVANPSSGFLVVRKGYEHPEAPIKLNNLYLRDEAIHGNDFMLVRNFFAPLDEIGFEYKALQEVLAGTKKPEDFGDMPEYKLLKNSLATIKNSKLEPYDKMDIQYWNQSDKDFMRAFSIMVGAKNHYDPAINKMTSVSYARTKTVEKKWTNLRKLENETFLKIIMGSAPLESFDKYVEDWSKQGGSDILEEIAETVKK from the coding sequence ATGTATAAAAAGCTTACTACAGTGTTGCTTGTAGCCTCAATGGCAGCAGTAGCAGCATGTTCAAATGCCTCAAATGAGCCTAAAAATTCAGGAACAGCTACGAATACTCCAGCAACGGGTGACCCTGCCGCAGCAGCCGATCCGTTTGGTAAATACAGGGACCCGGTAAAAATAAGCATCGCTTATTCTGTAGACCCTGCTTTTAAGTCTACTAAAGGGGAAACTCTCGAGAAAAATGCCTGGAAAACGGCCATTAAAAATGATCTTAATATCGAATTTGATATTGCATGGCAAGTATCCAAAGAGAATTTTGACCAGAAAATGAATTTGTCCATTGCCAGCAACGATCTGCCAGATGTTATGGTCGTTAGCCAGGTCCAATTGAATCAGATGGTGAAGGCAGGAGCTATTGAAGATCTCACGGAAGTTTACAATAACTACGCCTCTCCTGCTGTGAAAAAAATTATTGATAGTACAAAAGGCCTCGCAAAAGAACAAGTTACCTTTGACGGCAAAATGATGGCTATTCCGAATGTAAGCGCGGAAGACTTCAACATGCTTTGGATTCGTCAAGATTGGCTTGATAAGCTTGGTCTTAAGCCGCCCAAAACGGTGGAGGAGCTGCAAAATGTAGCAAAAGCATTTGTGGAGCAAGACCCTGATGGCAATAAACAAGCCGATACGATCGGTATTGCTGCAGGTACAGCATTGTACAATGACTTTACGGGCGGACCTGGCTCGATGGATTTAACGCCGATCTTCGCAGCTTATGACTCTTATCCTGGAGTCTGGGTTGAAGGTGCAGACGGTAATCCGGCATATGGATCGAATACAACTGAAACCAAAAATGCGCTTGCCAAGCTGCGCGAAATGTACGCAGCCGGCTTGATCGATAAAGAAATCGGCATTCGCAAAGCGGCTGAAGAGACGGTCATTAGCGGCAAAGCTGGCATGTTCTTTGAAGGGTTCTATGGCGGATACTGGCCGCTGCCGAGCGCTTGGCAGAACGATCCTAAAGCCAATTGGCAGGCCTATGCATTGCCGCTGGACGCAGAGGGCAAGTACAACGTCAAAGTAGCTAACCCATCGAGCGGATTTTTGGTAGTCCGCAAAGGTTATGAACATCCAGAAGCTCCAATCAAGCTGAACAACCTTTATTTGAGAGACGAAGCTATTCACGGCAATGATTTCATGCTGGTTCGCAACTTCTTTGCACCGCTCGATGAAATCGGATTTGAGTATAAAGCGCTGCAAGAAGTATTAGCGGGAACGAAAAAGCCGGAAGACTTTGGCGACATGCCGGAATATAAATTGTTGAAAAACTCTTTGGCCACCATTAAAAACTCCAAGCTGGAGCCTTATGACAAAATGGATATTCAGTATTGGAATCAAAGCGATAAAGATTTCATGCGTGCATTCTCCATCATGGTCGGTGCGAAAAACCATTATGATCCAGCCATCAACAAGATGACAAGTGTGTCCTATGCACGGACCAAAACAGTCGAGAAAAAATGGACCAACTTAAGAAAGCTGGAAAATGAAACCTTCCTGAAAATTATTATGGGCTCTGCACCGCTCGAATCTTTTGATAAGTATGTTGAAGATTGGAGTAAACAAGGCGGCAGCGATATTCTAGAAGAGATTGCTGAAACGGTCAAAAAATAA